One stretch of Prosthecobacter dejongeii DNA includes these proteins:
- the katG gene encoding catalase/peroxidase HPI, with protein sequence MEKCPVIGGTQKAASNRHTAAGVMSNGDWWPNQLNLRILHQNSVKGNPLGASFNYAEEFKKLDLKALKKDIESLMTTSQDWWPADYGHYGPFFIRMAWHSAGTYRVADGRGGASDGTQRFAPLNSWPDNANLDKARRLLWPIKQKYGQKISWADLMIFTGNCALESMGFETFGFAGGREDVWEPQEDIYWGPETEWLGDKRYTGDRNLEKPLAAVQMGLIYVNPEGPNGKADPLAAAKDIRETFGRMAMNDEETVALIAGGHTLGKAHGAATPQGHVGPEPEGASIEEQGLGWKNTYGKGNGGDTITSGLEGAWTSTPAAWSHDYFDNLFAHDWELTKSPAGAQQWKPKNNAAANTVPDAHDPKKKHAPIMFTTDLALKMDPIYGKISKRFQENPKEFEQAFAKAWYKLTHRDLGPITRCLGPLVPEPQLWQDPVPKTTGTLIGEPEIAALKSKILESGLSISRLVTTAWASTSTFRGSDNRGGGNGARIRLAPQKDWEVNQPAELAKALATLEKIQQEFNSSAKDGKKVSLADLIVLGGCAAVEEAAKKAGQPVKVPFTPGRTDTTQELTDVESFAVLEPTTDGFRNYFGHEHDRPAEELLVDRANLLTLSAPEMTVLVGGLRVLNTSVSFPQLGLFTKRPETLTNDFFMNLLDMNTEWKKSAVCEHFFEGRDRKTGEVKWTGSRVDLIFGSNSQLRAIAEAYASDDAQQKFVTDFVAAWTKVMNLDRFDLQNLSAQR encoded by the coding sequence ATGGAAAAGTGCCCCGTCATCGGTGGCACCCAAAAAGCCGCCTCCAACCGGCACACCGCCGCTGGCGTGATGTCCAACGGTGACTGGTGGCCTAACCAACTGAACCTCCGCATCCTGCACCAAAACTCAGTGAAGGGAAATCCCCTCGGTGCCTCCTTCAATTACGCGGAAGAATTTAAAAAGCTCGACCTCAAGGCCCTGAAAAAGGACATCGAGTCCCTGATGACCACGTCACAGGACTGGTGGCCTGCCGACTACGGCCACTACGGCCCGTTTTTCATCCGCATGGCCTGGCACAGTGCCGGGACCTACCGCGTGGCTGATGGGCGTGGTGGTGCCTCCGATGGCACGCAGCGTTTCGCCCCGCTGAATAGCTGGCCGGACAATGCCAACCTGGACAAGGCCCGCCGCCTCCTCTGGCCCATCAAACAAAAGTACGGTCAAAAAATCTCCTGGGCTGATTTGATGATCTTCACCGGCAACTGCGCCTTGGAATCCATGGGCTTTGAAACCTTCGGTTTCGCCGGCGGCCGCGAAGACGTCTGGGAACCTCAAGAAGACATTTACTGGGGCCCCGAAACAGAGTGGCTGGGCGACAAACGCTATACGGGCGACCGCAACCTGGAGAAACCCCTCGCCGCCGTGCAGATGGGTCTCATCTACGTGAATCCCGAAGGCCCCAACGGCAAAGCTGATCCCCTCGCTGCCGCCAAAGACATCCGTGAGACCTTCGGCCGCATGGCCATGAATGATGAAGAAACTGTGGCCCTCATCGCCGGTGGTCACACCCTGGGCAAGGCCCACGGCGCAGCCACTCCGCAAGGCCACGTCGGCCCGGAACCTGAAGGCGCAAGCATTGAGGAACAAGGCCTCGGCTGGAAAAACACCTATGGCAAAGGCAATGGTGGTGACACCATCACCAGCGGCCTCGAAGGAGCCTGGACATCCACCCCTGCCGCTTGGTCGCACGACTACTTTGACAACCTCTTTGCCCATGACTGGGAGCTGACCAAAAGCCCCGCAGGTGCGCAGCAGTGGAAGCCAAAGAACAATGCCGCCGCCAATACCGTGCCGGATGCGCATGACCCGAAAAAGAAACATGCCCCCATCATGTTCACGACGGACCTGGCGCTGAAGATGGACCCCATTTATGGCAAGATCTCCAAGCGATTCCAAGAGAACCCCAAGGAGTTCGAGCAAGCCTTTGCCAAAGCTTGGTACAAGCTGACTCACCGCGATCTCGGCCCCATCACCCGCTGCCTTGGGCCTCTGGTTCCTGAGCCACAACTCTGGCAGGACCCAGTGCCGAAAACCACAGGCACGCTGATTGGTGAGCCCGAAATCGCTGCTCTCAAGAGCAAGATCCTGGAGTCTGGCCTGTCCATCTCCCGGCTGGTCACTACCGCCTGGGCCTCCACTTCCACCTTCCGTGGCAGTGACAACCGCGGCGGTGGCAACGGCGCACGCATCCGCCTCGCCCCGCAGAAAGACTGGGAAGTGAACCAGCCCGCTGAACTGGCCAAAGCCCTCGCCACCCTGGAAAAAATCCAGCAGGAGTTCAACAGCAGCGCCAAGGACGGCAAAAAGGTTTCACTCGCAGACCTCATCGTCCTCGGAGGCTGTGCCGCCGTCGAGGAAGCCGCGAAAAAAGCCGGGCAGCCCGTGAAGGTCCCCTTCACCCCAGGCCGCACCGACACCACGCAGGAACTCACGGATGTGGAATCCTTCGCCGTGCTGGAACCCACCACCGATGGCTTCCGCAACTACTTCGGGCACGAGCATGACCGCCCCGCCGAAGAACTGCTGGTGGATCGTGCCAACCTGCTCACGCTCTCCGCCCCGGAAATGACTGTGCTGGTGGGTGGACTGCGTGTGCTGAATACCAGCGTGAGTTTCCCTCAGCTCGGTCTCTTCACCAAGCGCCCCGAGACTCTCACGAATGACTTCTTCATGAACCTCTTGGACATGAACACCGAGTGGAAAAAATCCGCCGTTTGTGAACACTTCTTTGAAGGTCGCGATCGCAAAACCGGCGAAGTCAAATGGACCGGTTCCCGCGTGGATCTCATCTTCGGCTCCAACTCCCAACTGCGCGCCATCGCCGAGGCCTACGCCTCCGATGACGCTCAGCAGAAGTTTGTCACCGACTTCGTTGCCGCCTGGACCAAAGTCATGAACCTGGACCGCTTTGACCTGCAAAACCTCAGCGCCCAGCGGTAA
- a CDS encoding PVC-type heme-binding CxxCH protein produces the protein MSCRLTLSLLLCTGAAWASQPKSASDLPDPNPEVQKAGFVVPEGLEVTLWAQEPMIAKPVQMNWDAQGRLWVVSSSTYPQIKPGDATKDQVVVLEDTDGDGKADKSTVFAEDLHIPTGVIPGDGGAYVANSTEVLFLKDTNGDLKADERTVVLSGFGTEDTHHLLHTMRHTPEGLLSFLQSIYIHSHIETPHGVRRLMGGGVWEFRPETRRLEVISKGLINPWGYEFDQWGQSFATDGAGGEGLNYIFPGSVFKTSPGAKRTLSGMSPGQPKQCGLDVLDDPHWPEEWQGTWVTNDFRGNRVNRFKVTPSGSGYVAKQEADVLASNHRAFRPIDIRVGPDGALYIADWYNPIIQHGEVDFRDPRRDLVHGRIWRITAKGRPLSVVPKIVGAPVPELLEMLKSNRKWTRHFAKQELRARGVAEVMPVLKTWPDALDKAAPDYWHTLLEVAWAREGLNRFSPKLWRDLYASPDARVRAAALRILSHRWRELPDAMELLKKGVADENAQVRLWALSVLSDMRQPKAFELALKVLDQNMDESLDFLLELTAREQADVWMPLALKGDLKLNDNPKHLVYAMKATGRSDALKPLLVSLKAGKLAADDAAAVMAMAGDAADAAQAREIAELVNDPAMSDKVVGLMDALVKAGSTRSVKPEGAEAIVIAWLQSPRAEIVHRATILAGAWKIESARETLQSILVKPDTVPAIRDGAVQGLAKLGGAKSRDFFNQVFQEQAGLRSLAVQGLTDTGPQIAAQRAIEFFATAKTAEEAAPILTAFLKNKQLPGVLAKELAGKTIPDYVAVEAIRMVSTRGIKGPLEEALRTAGGVKQMNQSLTPEQMATLVAKVKDQGNAARGEQIYRRQQLLCQTCHAIGDAGGVLGPNLVSIGGSAPVDYLIESLLEPSKKIKEGYHMIIIGTHDGKVISGGLVQDGGDEVIIRDPSNQMQKVPKAQIASRQMSPASMMPPGLTASLREDEFVDLVRFLSELGREGDYKIKPNRYVRTWRVMGTMTQEAVDHVRHVGLPALHEKDGSYPWQLLFSQVNGEVPLSEIQQIKMYPWFPKIIQFSLKLDSPGKVKLGLSSTQAVEVVVGDATVKEIAPEITLDLPAGTHPVSVVIGKDAGELATFRVEVLDGAVTLQ, from the coding sequence ATGTCCTGTCGCCTCACCCTTTCTCTTTTGCTCTGCACCGGCGCTGCCTGGGCTTCCCAGCCCAAGTCCGCTTCTGATCTGCCTGATCCGAACCCTGAAGTGCAGAAGGCAGGTTTCGTCGTGCCCGAGGGGCTGGAAGTGACGCTGTGGGCGCAGGAGCCCATGATCGCCAAACCGGTGCAGATGAACTGGGATGCCCAGGGCCGCCTGTGGGTGGTGAGCAGCTCCACTTACCCCCAGATCAAGCCGGGCGATGCGACCAAGGACCAAGTGGTGGTGCTGGAAGACACCGATGGCGATGGCAAGGCGGACAAGTCCACCGTCTTTGCGGAAGATCTACACATCCCCACGGGGGTGATCCCGGGCGATGGCGGAGCCTACGTGGCGAACTCGACGGAGGTGCTGTTTCTCAAGGACACGAATGGAGACCTGAAGGCGGACGAACGCACCGTGGTGCTGAGCGGCTTTGGCACGGAGGATACGCACCACCTGCTGCACACCATGCGGCACACGCCAGAGGGGCTGCTGTCCTTCCTTCAGTCCATTTACATTCATAGCCACATCGAGACCCCCCACGGGGTGCGTCGTCTCATGGGCGGTGGGGTGTGGGAATTCCGCCCGGAAACGCGCCGCCTGGAAGTCATCAGCAAAGGACTCATCAACCCATGGGGTTATGAATTTGACCAGTGGGGCCAGTCCTTCGCCACAGATGGTGCGGGCGGTGAAGGCCTGAACTACATCTTCCCAGGCAGCGTTTTCAAAACTTCCCCTGGGGCTAAACGGACCCTCAGCGGCATGAGCCCCGGCCAGCCGAAGCAGTGTGGTCTGGATGTGCTGGATGATCCACATTGGCCTGAAGAATGGCAGGGCACCTGGGTGACCAATGACTTCCGTGGCAATCGTGTGAATCGTTTTAAAGTCACGCCAAGTGGCAGCGGCTACGTGGCCAAGCAGGAGGCCGATGTGCTGGCCTCCAACCACCGCGCTTTCCGCCCCATTGACATTCGTGTGGGGCCCGATGGCGCGCTGTACATTGCCGATTGGTACAACCCCATTATCCAGCACGGGGAAGTGGACTTCCGCGACCCACGTCGCGATCTCGTCCATGGCCGTATCTGGCGGATCACGGCTAAGGGCCGCCCGCTGAGCGTGGTGCCGAAGATCGTCGGTGCGCCTGTGCCGGAGCTTTTGGAAATGCTGAAGAGCAACCGCAAATGGACGCGCCATTTTGCCAAGCAGGAGCTGCGGGCTCGCGGTGTGGCGGAGGTGATGCCCGTGCTGAAAACCTGGCCAGATGCACTGGACAAAGCGGCTCCTGATTACTGGCACACCTTGCTGGAGGTGGCCTGGGCACGTGAGGGACTGAATCGTTTTTCCCCGAAGCTGTGGCGTGACCTGTATGCCAGCCCAGATGCCCGTGTGCGTGCCGCTGCCTTGCGCATCCTCTCCCACCGCTGGCGCGAGCTGCCAGATGCGATGGAACTGCTGAAAAAAGGCGTGGCCGATGAGAACGCGCAGGTGCGCCTGTGGGCCCTGTCGGTGCTTTCAGACATGCGTCAGCCAAAGGCCTTCGAACTGGCTCTGAAGGTGCTGGATCAAAACATGGATGAGAGCCTGGACTTCCTTTTGGAACTGACGGCCCGTGAGCAGGCGGATGTGTGGATGCCCCTGGCTCTGAAGGGCGACCTGAAGCTGAACGATAACCCCAAGCACCTCGTCTATGCGATGAAGGCCACAGGCCGCAGTGATGCGCTGAAGCCGCTGCTGGTGTCTCTGAAAGCGGGTAAACTGGCGGCTGATGACGCGGCAGCTGTGATGGCGATGGCGGGTGATGCTGCCGATGCCGCGCAGGCACGGGAGATCGCCGAATTGGTAAATGACCCCGCCATGTCCGACAAGGTCGTGGGTCTCATGGATGCCCTGGTGAAAGCTGGCAGCACCCGGTCCGTGAAACCGGAAGGGGCAGAGGCCATCGTGATCGCTTGGTTACAAAGCCCACGGGCTGAGATCGTGCACCGCGCCACCATCTTGGCCGGGGCGTGGAAGATTGAATCTGCCCGTGAGACCTTGCAGAGCATCTTGGTGAAACCAGACACGGTCCCTGCGATCCGCGATGGCGCGGTGCAAGGCCTGGCGAAACTGGGTGGTGCCAAGTCGCGTGACTTCTTCAACCAAGTGTTCCAGGAACAGGCGGGCCTGCGCAGCCTGGCCGTTCAGGGCCTGACCGATACAGGGCCGCAGATCGCTGCCCAGCGCGCCATCGAGTTTTTCGCCACAGCAAAGACGGCGGAAGAAGCCGCGCCGATCCTGACTGCGTTCCTGAAAAACAAGCAGCTCCCTGGCGTCCTGGCCAAGGAACTCGCAGGCAAGACCATCCCTGACTATGTGGCCGTGGAGGCCATTCGCATGGTGTCCACTCGCGGCATCAAAGGTCCGTTGGAAGAGGCGCTGCGCACGGCCGGTGGGGTGAAGCAGATGAACCAATCCCTGACGCCTGAGCAGATGGCCACGCTGGTGGCCAAGGTGAAGGACCAGGGCAATGCGGCCCGTGGGGAGCAGATCTACCGCCGTCAGCAGTTGCTCTGCCAGACCTGCCACGCCATCGGCGACGCTGGGGGTGTTCTGGGGCCTAATCTTGTGAGCATCGGCGGCAGTGCCCCGGTGGATTACTTGATTGAGAGCCTGCTGGAACCCAGCAAGAAGATCAAAGAAGGCTATCACATGATCATCATCGGCACGCACGATGGCAAGGTGATCAGCGGTGGGCTGGTGCAGGACGGCGGCGATGAAGTCATCATCCGCGATCCTTCCAATCAGATGCAGAAAGTGCCCAAGGCCCAAATCGCCAGCCGCCAGATGAGTCCCGCCAGCATGATGCCTCCGGGCCTGACCGCCAGCTTACGTGAAGATGAGTTTGTGGACCTGGTGCGTTTTCTTTCCGAACTGGGTCGCGAGGGTGACTACAAGATCAAACCGAACCGCTACGTGCGCACCTGGCGCGTCATGGGCACCATGACCCAGGAGGCTGTGGATCACGTGCGCCACGTGGGCCTGCCTGCGCTGCATGAGAAAGACGGCAGCTACCCGTGGCAGCTCCTCTTCTCTCAGGTCAATGGGGAAGTGCCCCTGAGCGAGATCCAGCAGATCAAAATGTACCCTTGGTTCCCCAAGATCATCCAATTCAGCTTGAAGCTGGACAGCCCCGGCAAGGTGAAGCTGGGCCTCAGCAGCACCCAGGCGGTGGAAGTGGTGGTGGGGGATGCGACGGTGAAAGAGATTGCCCCAGAAATCACGCTGGACCTACCTGCGGGCACGCATCCAGTGAGTGTGGTGATTGGCAAAGACGCCGGTGAACTCGCCACCTTCCGGGTGGAGGTTTTGGATGGAGCGGTGACGCTCCAGTAA
- a CDS encoding sulfatase family protein, with amino-acid sequence MSLRRLCFSAFVLLPCALLSAAKPNLILINIDDLGYADIGPFGSSNATPHLDRMAKEGMKLTSHYAAPVCSPSRASLLTGCYPKRVLPIPHVLFPGAAVGLSGDETTIAEVLKEAGYQTACVGKWHVGDQPEFLPTAQGFDSYYGIPYSNDMGPGVDGSKSNPGKPLPQPKGQAKKKAIAVNDETGIKGPTQPPLPLLENHNVIERVKAAEQFTVTQRYTDKVCDIIRQNKDGPFFIYMPHTAVHFPLYPSKEFMGKSPNGLLGDWAQEVDASVGQVLNVLRELKLDTNTLVVFTSDNGGSIPHGSNNQPLRGSKGQTYEGGIRVCTLAWWPGKVPSGSRTEEVTSHMDWLPTFAALAEAKLPTRKLDGKDLSPLLQGQNGATGHDVFHYYRGFQLQAVRGGPWKLHLEKGELYHLGQDIAEEKNVAAQYPDEVKRLRALADAMKDDLGLDGPDAPGVRPLGRVANPQPLIRADGTVRVGFDGVVKKLP; translated from the coding sequence ATGAGTTTGCGTCGCCTGTGTTTTTCCGCTTTTGTTCTGCTTCCCTGTGCTTTGCTCAGTGCGGCGAAGCCTAACCTGATCCTCATCAACATAGACGATTTGGGGTATGCTGATATCGGGCCATTTGGTTCCAGCAATGCCACGCCGCATCTGGATCGCATGGCGAAGGAGGGGATGAAGCTGACCAGTCACTATGCGGCCCCGGTTTGCAGTCCTTCGCGGGCTTCATTGCTGACAGGCTGCTACCCGAAACGGGTGCTGCCCATTCCTCATGTGTTATTCCCCGGCGCGGCGGTGGGCCTGAGCGGAGATGAAACGACAATCGCGGAAGTGCTGAAGGAAGCGGGCTATCAAACCGCCTGTGTGGGCAAATGGCATGTGGGGGACCAGCCTGAGTTTCTGCCCACCGCGCAGGGTTTCGATAGTTACTACGGCATCCCTTATTCCAACGACATGGGCCCGGGGGTGGATGGCTCCAAGAGCAATCCTGGTAAGCCGCTGCCGCAGCCGAAAGGGCAGGCAAAAAAGAAAGCGATAGCCGTGAACGATGAGACGGGGATCAAGGGCCCCACGCAGCCGCCATTGCCATTGCTAGAGAATCACAACGTGATCGAACGGGTGAAGGCAGCGGAGCAGTTCACCGTGACTCAGCGCTACACGGACAAGGTGTGTGACATCATCCGCCAGAACAAGGATGGCCCTTTCTTCATCTACATGCCGCACACAGCAGTGCACTTCCCGCTTTATCCCTCGAAGGAGTTCATGGGCAAGTCACCGAATGGTTTGTTAGGCGACTGGGCGCAGGAGGTAGATGCGAGTGTGGGCCAGGTGCTGAACGTTCTGCGGGAGCTGAAGCTGGACACGAATACGCTGGTCGTCTTCACCAGTGACAATGGGGGCTCTATCCCGCATGGGTCGAACAACCAGCCGCTGCGCGGCAGCAAAGGCCAGACCTACGAGGGTGGCATCCGCGTCTGCACGCTGGCCTGGTGGCCGGGGAAAGTACCGTCTGGCTCGCGGACGGAGGAGGTCACCAGCCACATGGACTGGCTGCCCACCTTTGCGGCCTTGGCTGAAGCCAAGCTGCCCACACGCAAGCTGGATGGCAAAGATCTCTCGCCTCTGCTTCAAGGCCAAAATGGTGCGACCGGGCATGACGTGTTCCATTATTACCGGGGCTTTCAGTTGCAGGCCGTACGTGGCGGCCCTTGGAAGCTGCATCTGGAGAAGGGAGAGCTTTATCACCTAGGCCAGGACATCGCCGAGGAGAAAAATGTGGCGGCGCAATACCCCGACGAAGTCAAACGCCTGCGTGCCCTGGCGGACGCGATGAAAGATGACCTGGGCCTGGATGGACCTGATGCTCCAGGCGTGCGCCCGCTGGGCCGTGTGGCGAATCCACAGCCCCTCATCCGTGCCGACGGCACCGTGCGCGTGGGTTTTGATGGCGTGGTGAAGAAGCTGCCTTGA
- a CDS encoding OmpA family protein — protein sequence MKLFLLPLLGLASSMLSLQAAGTPADAEGAKDDANIKRYSNTFISRYSDKDFDRYVLPLGKALKSGRITEGKYEKSLVLEGRVTRRAYHSTEADRSTLELFRNYQQELTAAGFETLYLLEDGTQTRGGITFIDDAFTSSLQSESAETRYLSAKKTAPDGSQIYASLWAGKTASIRPNWAPRGAPFALLDLITVGGMDTRMVVVKSDEMQRRMDADGSISLYGIYFDFNKDTLKPESAPTLEQIAALLKAQPALRLYVVGHTDAIGSLPSNMDLSDRRAKAVVSALVNQHGIASERLAPAGVAFLAPVATNSTEPGRAKNRRVVLMPQEAKQ from the coding sequence ATGAAACTCTTCCTCCTTCCCCTCCTCGGCCTCGCCAGCTCCATGCTTTCCCTCCAGGCCGCAGGCACTCCTGCAGATGCGGAGGGAGCAAAGGATGACGCTAACATCAAACGCTACAGCAACACCTTCATCTCTCGCTACTCCGATAAGGACTTTGATCGTTACGTGTTGCCTCTGGGCAAGGCCCTCAAGTCCGGAAGAATCACGGAGGGCAAGTATGAAAAATCCCTCGTCCTGGAAGGGCGTGTCACACGCCGCGCTTACCACAGCACCGAAGCGGACCGATCCACTCTGGAACTCTTTCGCAACTATCAGCAAGAACTGACAGCCGCCGGTTTTGAGACGCTCTACCTCCTGGAAGATGGCACTCAAACGCGTGGCGGCATCACCTTCATTGACGATGCCTTCACGTCTTCACTCCAGAGTGAATCGGCTGAAACCCGCTACCTCTCCGCCAAAAAAACCGCCCCCGATGGCTCGCAGATCTATGCCTCGCTCTGGGCGGGCAAGACGGCCTCCATCCGCCCCAACTGGGCGCCGCGTGGGGCACCTTTCGCACTGCTGGATCTCATCACCGTCGGTGGCATGGATACCCGCATGGTCGTGGTGAAGTCCGACGAAATGCAGCGCCGTATGGACGCCGATGGCAGCATCTCCCTCTACGGCATCTACTTTGATTTTAACAAAGACACCCTCAAGCCTGAGTCCGCGCCCACCCTGGAGCAGATCGCCGCATTGCTCAAAGCACAGCCTGCCCTGCGTCTCTACGTGGTCGGGCATACCGACGCCATCGGCAGTTTGCCTTCCAACATGGACCTCTCGGATCGCCGGGCTAAGGCCGTGGTCAGCGCCCTAGTCAACCAACACGGCATCGCCAGCGAACGTCTCGCCCCCGCAGGTGTGGCCTTTCTCGCCCCCGTCGCCACCAACTCCACGGAGCCTGGACGTGCTAAAAACCGCCGCGTGGTGCTGATGCCTCAAGAGGCCAAGCAGTAG
- a CDS encoding S41 family peptidase, protein MRIVLAPCIYLAAGLSLQAASPVAAPAPAAPTPPKPAATTPAAPKKEDAPAKAAAVPPPTPAPKPPPQDAYRQMELLTRAMETIRQSYVDESKITYEELVEGALEGMLRRLDPHCEYMGRSLFEDMQREQSDTSEGVGITVSLRDGTLTIITVRDDGPAARAGVLAGDQMVRIGEVLTDSVGVAEAVQLLQGKAGESMKLTVRRPGTRQFLEFSLVRETLIETSVHDAMLLVPKLAGDYKVGYARISQYTQSTTRDLSEALDELEKAGMQAFVLDLRNNPGGLLDSAVAVCGEFLPEGTVVVTTEGRIASQNPPPYRTPSRDGKKPRRYPIAVLINHGSASAAEITAGALQDLKRAIVVGTTSFGKGSVQSILPMKNGAAMRLTTAKYYTPSHRTIHEHGVEPNIVSVLTTDEEMKVAKWRNNHGTGEAAAIEIANLGDRQLERAVDALKGVLVFDSFQAKAKPVAPPDVPRALPAKEDAP, encoded by the coding sequence ATGCGCATTGTTTTGGCTCCTTGCATCTACTTGGCCGCAGGCCTCAGCCTCCAGGCAGCCAGCCCGGTGGCCGCACCCGCCCCTGCCGCTCCAACGCCCCCCAAGCCTGCCGCCACCACCCCAGCCGCTCCTAAAAAGGAGGACGCGCCCGCGAAAGCTGCCGCCGTGCCGCCGCCCACCCCAGCGCCCAAACCGCCGCCGCAGGATGCCTACCGGCAGATGGAGTTGCTCACTCGGGCCATGGAAACCATCCGCCAGAGTTATGTGGATGAGTCCAAAATCACCTATGAGGAACTGGTGGAAGGTGCGTTGGAAGGCATGTTGCGCCGCCTGGATCCGCATTGCGAATACATGGGCCGCAGCCTCTTTGAGGACATGCAGCGGGAGCAGAGCGATACCTCAGAAGGTGTGGGCATCACCGTTTCCCTGCGGGACGGCACATTGACGATCATCACCGTGCGCGATGACGGCCCCGCCGCCCGTGCCGGGGTGCTGGCCGGGGACCAGATGGTGCGCATCGGCGAGGTGCTGACGGACAGTGTGGGTGTGGCCGAGGCGGTGCAACTCCTGCAAGGCAAGGCCGGCGAAAGCATGAAGCTCACCGTGCGCCGCCCTGGCACGCGGCAGTTTCTGGAGTTCAGTCTGGTGCGTGAAACGCTCATCGAGACCTCCGTCCATGATGCCATGCTGCTGGTGCCAAAACTGGCGGGTGATTACAAGGTGGGCTATGCGCGCATTTCACAATACACTCAATCCACCACGCGGGATTTGAGCGAGGCATTGGATGAACTGGAAAAGGCAGGCATGCAGGCCTTTGTGCTGGATCTGCGTAACAATCCCGGTGGCCTGCTGGACAGTGCCGTGGCGGTGTGTGGCGAATTCCTGCCCGAAGGCACGGTGGTGGTGACGACGGAGGGGCGCATCGCTTCCCAAAATCCGCCGCCTTACCGCACGCCCTCACGCGATGGTAAAAAGCCGCGCCGCTACCCCATCGCGGTGCTGATCAATCACGGCAGCGCCAGCGCGGCGGAGATCACCGCCGGTGCTTTGCAGGATCTGAAACGCGCCATCGTGGTGGGCACCACCAGCTTCGGCAAAGGCTCCGTCCAGAGCATCCTGCCCATGAAAAACGGGGCTGCCATGCGCCTCACCACGGCCAAGTATTACACGCCGAGCCATCGCACCATCCATGAACATGGGGTGGAGCCTAACATTGTCTCTGTTCTCACCACCGATGAAGAAATGAAGGTGGCCAAGTGGCGCAATAACCACGGCACGGGTGAGGCGGCGGCCATCGAGATCGCCAATCTGGGCGACCGCCAACTGGAGCGCGCGGTGGATGCGCTGAAGGGCGTGCTTGTGTTTGATTCCTTTCAGGCCAAGGCCAAACCCGTGGCCCCGCCGGATGTGCCGCGTGCCCTGCCAGCCAAGGAAGATGCGCCTTAA
- a CDS encoding SDR family oxidoreductase, with translation MSFQDPAPRASPIALITGGEGDLAKAMRTELEAQGWLVHVPSRMKMDVTDKSQVQAVMGALPRLDLLIHNAGFLRDASLLKMTESDFHEVLQVHLKGAFLTAQAALKIMVKQRHGHIVTIGSFSALSAPAGQANYAAAKAGLIALTQSLAAEYGPRNIRANCVLPGFLETKMSQPLLEKQRPQIKAAHALGRLNTPQEAARFIAFLHTMENVSGQVFQLDSRVHRWV, from the coding sequence GTGTCTTTCCAAGATCCGGCTCCCCGCGCTTCCCCCATCGCCCTCATCACGGGTGGTGAGGGCGATTTGGCCAAGGCCATGCGTACGGAACTGGAGGCTCAGGGGTGGCTAGTGCATGTGCCGAGCCGCATGAAAATGGATGTGACGGACAAGTCCCAGGTGCAGGCCGTCATGGGCGCGCTGCCACGCCTGGACCTGCTCATTCACAATGCTGGTTTTTTGCGAGATGCCAGCCTGCTGAAGATGACGGAGAGTGACTTTCATGAGGTGCTGCAGGTGCATCTCAAAGGGGCATTTCTCACGGCGCAAGCGGCTCTCAAAATCATGGTCAAGCAGCGTCACGGACACATCGTGACGATCGGTTCCTTCAGCGCCTTATCGGCTCCAGCAGGGCAGGCGAACTATGCGGCAGCCAAGGCGGGCTTGATCGCGCTGACGCAAAGCTTAGCGGCGGAATACGGGCCGAGAAACATCCGCGCTAACTGCGTGCTGCCGGGTTTTCTGGAAACGAAAATGAGCCAACCTCTGCTAGAGAAACAGCGTCCACAGATCAAGGCCGCGCATGCCCTGGGACGGCTCAACACCCCGCAGGAGGCTGCACGTTTCATCGCCTTTCTGCACACCATGGAAAACGTCAGCGGTCAGGTGTTTCAGCTGGATAGTCGGGTGCATCGTTGGGTTTAA
- a CDS encoding EVE domain-containing protein, translated as MRYWLLKSEPDVFSFDDLKKRPKKTEPWNGVRNYQVRNMMRDEMALGDLGFFYHSSCPVPGIAGIVKIVKEAYPDHTQFDPSSEYFDPGSKQEEPRWLMVDVKWEAAFKTFVTLEMLRAEPTLADMLILRKGNRLSITAVELKHWEKICELGGL; from the coding sequence ATGCGTTACTGGCTGCTCAAATCCGAACCCGACGTTTTCTCCTTCGACGACTTGAAAAAACGTCCAAAGAAAACCGAACCCTGGAACGGCGTGCGCAACTACCAGGTGCGCAACATGATGCGCGACGAAATGGCCCTGGGCGACCTCGGTTTCTTCTACCACAGCAGTTGCCCCGTCCCCGGCATTGCTGGCATCGTCAAGATCGTCAAAGAAGCCTACCCCGACCACACCCAGTTTGATCCCTCCTCCGAATACTTCGACCCAGGTAGCAAGCAGGAAGAACCCCGCTGGCTCATGGTGGATGTGAAGTGGGAAGCTGCCTTCAAGACCTTCGTCACCCTAGAAATGCTGCGTGCCGAGCCCACCCTGGCCGACATGCTCATTCTCCGCAAAGGCAACCGCCTCTCCATCACAGCCGTGGAGCTCAAGCACTGGGAAAAAATCTGTGAACTGGGCGGGCTATGA